One region of Blastocatellia bacterium genomic DNA includes:
- a CDS encoding efflux RND transporter periplasmic adaptor subunit: MKRHPQRLLLLTSALALAAASCGQREEAAADRPPAVVKARVETVTKTPIEDVYEAVGTVRSRTTVVLSAKVVGHVLAVLVREGDRVRSGQVLVQLDDREAQAQVRKAEAGWREAENAREEIERAIRAAESAREAARAHADLAAATFRRYEALLERRSVSAQEFDEVRARYRAAMAEVERADELLRSLRAKREQVAAKIEQARADLTAAQVALTHTRVTAPITGLVTAKSIEVGMLATPGTPLLTIEDDTRYRLEVTVPESQIAAVRLGDAVPVEIDALGSSPLLGRVAEIIPAADPMSRSYTVKVDLPTDRAAALRSGLYGKARFRIGQRRAITIPRAAVLERGQLIGVYVVEDSNQVRFRLITLGKVHGDRVEVLSGLTEGERIVAENPHVVREGSRVQP, from the coding sequence ATGAAGAGACATCCGCAGCGACTTCTGCTCCTCACAAGTGCGCTCGCGCTCGCCGCCGCATCCTGCGGGCAGCGGGAAGAAGCGGCGGCCGATCGCCCACCTGCCGTCGTGAAAGCGCGCGTGGAGACGGTGACGAAAACTCCCATCGAAGACGTCTATGAGGCCGTGGGCACCGTGCGCTCCCGAACGACGGTCGTGCTCTCGGCAAAGGTCGTAGGTCACGTCCTCGCCGTCCTCGTCCGAGAGGGGGATCGAGTGCGATCGGGCCAAGTCCTCGTCCAGCTCGATGACCGCGAGGCGCAGGCGCAGGTGCGTAAGGCTGAAGCGGGATGGCGCGAGGCCGAAAACGCACGGGAAGAGATCGAACGCGCCATCCGCGCGGCAGAATCGGCGCGCGAGGCTGCGCGCGCACACGCGGATCTGGCCGCGGCGACATTTCGCCGCTACGAGGCTTTGCTCGAACGCCGTTCGGTGAGCGCACAAGAGTTCGATGAGGTGCGGGCGCGTTATCGAGCGGCGATGGCTGAGGTCGAGCGCGCCGATGAACTGCTCCGCTCGCTTCGCGCGAAGCGCGAGCAAGTCGCGGCCAAGATCGAGCAGGCGCGAGCTGATCTGACCGCCGCGCAGGTCGCTCTCACCCACACGCGCGTGACCGCCCCCATAACCGGCCTGGTCACGGCGAAGTCGATCGAGGTGGGCATGCTCGCGACGCCAGGCACGCCACTGCTCACCATCGAGGACGACACCCGATATCGCTTGGAGGTCACCGTCCCCGAGTCGCAGATCGCGGCCGTGCGCTTAGGAGACGCCGTGCCTGTGGAGATTGATGCCTTAGGGTCGTCTCCGCTTCTCGGGCGCGTCGCCGAGATCATCCCCGCGGCTGATCCCATGAGTCGCAGCTACACGGTGAAAGTGGATCTGCCGACCGATAGGGCCGCCGCGCTCCGGTCGGGACTTTATGGAAAGGCGCGATTTCGGATCGGACAGCGGCGCGCGATCACGATCCCCCGAGCGGCTGTTCTCGAACGCGGCCAGTTGATCGGTGTGTATGTCGTGGAGGATTCAAACCAGGTGCGATTTCGCCTCATCACGCTGGGGAAGGTCCATGGCGATCGCGTGGAAGTCCTCTCAGGACTCACGGAGGGGGAGCGAATCGTCGCAGAAAATCCTCACGTCGTTCGTGAGGGAAGTCGCGTGCAACCGTAA
- a CDS encoding TolC family protein — MRRWRRIGTSILAGLVSVTSSQAIRAQGGEEELTLPRAVEIALQRNPLARMAIAGREIADAQIAEARAARFPIVQFSETFSNGNNPVFVFGSLLEQARFGPANFDLRFLNHPPSLNVFRTALTLRVPLFDRWQTETRHAQAEEEVRRADAQAAWIEQQIRFEVIRAYYNVLSAEARQRVADEAVRMAEADVQRIRAMFEAGLVVISDVLAAEVQLAEFRQQLIQADGDVVTARAGLNTALGLPVTAPHRVVGQLIERTFEVEGPEELMRLALQHRPDLVRARLAVRSREHGVRGALGQYLPRLDLFATVGATGRGLLSGSADYTIGASLTFEVFDGGRAARVRQARAALALTEAETEQLVNQIRLDVVRAFEHYRSARERLVVAARAVQQAEEALRIVQDRHQEGLTTITEVLRAQTALVRARMNALTARYEYVVGYATVLLATGRLTDIRPFI; from the coding sequence ATGAGGCGGTGGAGACGGATCGGAACGAGCATCCTCGCGGGGCTCGTGAGCGTGACTTCGTCCCAAGCGATCCGCGCGCAAGGCGGAGAGGAGGAGCTGACGCTGCCACGCGCCGTGGAGATCGCGCTACAGCGGAACCCGCTAGCGCGGATGGCGATCGCCGGGCGTGAGATCGCCGACGCCCAAATCGCAGAAGCGCGCGCCGCTCGATTCCCCATCGTGCAGTTCAGCGAGACGTTCTCCAACGGGAACAACCCCGTTTTTGTCTTCGGCTCGCTCCTGGAGCAAGCGCGTTTTGGGCCAGCGAATTTCGATCTCCGCTTTTTGAATCACCCTCCGTCGCTCAATGTCTTTCGCACAGCGCTGACGCTGCGCGTCCCTCTCTTCGACCGTTGGCAGACGGAGACGCGCCACGCGCAAGCCGAAGAGGAGGTGCGCCGCGCGGACGCCCAAGCGGCCTGGATCGAGCAGCAGATCCGCTTCGAGGTGATTCGAGCCTACTATAACGTGCTCTCGGCCGAGGCACGCCAGCGCGTAGCTGATGAGGCCGTGCGCATGGCCGAAGCCGATGTGCAACGCATTCGCGCTATGTTCGAGGCGGGATTGGTCGTCATCTCAGACGTCTTGGCGGCGGAAGTGCAACTGGCCGAATTTCGCCAACAGCTGATCCAGGCCGATGGAGATGTGGTGACGGCGCGCGCGGGGCTGAATACGGCGTTGGGACTTCCGGTGACTGCCCCACACCGCGTGGTAGGACAGCTGATCGAGCGCACGTTCGAAGTGGAGGGGCCAGAGGAGCTGATGCGTCTCGCCCTGCAGCACCGCCCCGACCTCGTGCGGGCTCGGTTGGCCGTGCGCTCCCGCGAGCACGGCGTGCGCGGCGCTCTCGGGCAATATCTCCCACGACTTGACCTCTTCGCCACCGTGGGCGCGACCGGGCGCGGGCTGCTGAGCGGAAGCGCCGATTACACGATAGGTGCGAGCCTCACGTTCGAGGTGTTCGATGGGGGGCGCGCGGCTCGCGTGCGACAGGCGCGCGCCGCGCTCGCACTGACCGAAGCGGAGACGGAACAACTCGTCAACCAAATTCGCCTGGACGTCGTGCGCGCATTCGAACACTATCGTTCGGCGCGCGAACGATTGGTGGTCGCGGCGCGGGCCGTTCAACAGGCCGAAGAAGCGCTCCGGATCGTCCAAGATCGGCACCAGGAAGGGCTGACGACGATCACCGAAGTGCTGCGGGCGCAGACGGCGCTCGTCCGCGCCCGGATGAACGCGCTCACGGCGCGATACGAGTACGTCGTCGGGTATGCTACCGTGTTGTTGGCCACCGGACGATTGACCGACATCCGACCGTTCATCTGA
- a CDS encoding DUF2892 domain-containing protein: MTVERYLRLIAGSFVLASLLLGYVHSPYWFLFTGFVALNLIQSAFTNWCPMMTFLRRLGVRSSS, translated from the coding sequence ATGACCGTCGAACGGTATCTGCGTCTGATCGCGGGCAGTTTCGTGCTCGCGAGCCTGCTTCTGGGCTACGTTCACAGCCCTTACTGGTTTCTCTTCACCGGCTTCGTGGCGCTCAATTTGATTCAGTCGGCGTTCACCAATTGGTGCCCGATGATGACATTCCTCCGGCGGCTCGGCGTGAGGAGCAGCTCGTGA
- a CDS encoding DUF4198 domain-containing protein yields the protein MKCASYAILLLFGGGGLVFAHDLFLKLDAYVLAPRARARVWVFNGTFERSEATVARNRVVEIALLTPGGRRHVSVEKWQEESVHSLFEIETEEAGTYVVGVALAPREITLTAEQFNAYLEHEGLLDVLAWRRQRGELNKGARERYTKYAKMIFQVGERRTDTFRQPFGYPVEILLEGHPSDLRVGGVLRVRCLKDGRPLPQQVVLAGWEGGQPLSARTDAEGIARFEIKKAGKWYVKFIHIVPISEANLDYESWWATLTFEVRPRS from the coding sequence ATGAAGTGCGCGAGCTATGCGATCCTCCTCCTGTTTGGGGGAGGCGGTTTAGTTTTCGCTCATGACCTTTTCTTGAAGCTGGACGCCTACGTCCTGGCGCCACGCGCCCGAGCGCGGGTGTGGGTCTTCAACGGGACGTTCGAGCGGAGCGAAGCGACCGTCGCGCGCAATCGTGTCGTCGAGATCGCTCTGCTCACGCCTGGAGGCAGGCGACATGTTTCGGTGGAGAAGTGGCAAGAGGAAAGCGTGCATTCGCTGTTCGAGATAGAGACGGAGGAAGCGGGCACGTATGTGGTGGGTGTGGCGCTGGCGCCTCGAGAGATCACGCTGACGGCTGAACAATTCAATGCCTACCTCGAACATGAAGGACTTTTGGACGTGCTCGCCTGGCGCCGTCAAAGAGGAGAACTGAACAAAGGGGCGCGCGAGCGTTACACGAAATACGCGAAGATGATCTTCCAAGTGGGCGAGCGGCGGACGGACACCTTCCGGCAACCGTTCGGTTATCCGGTGGAGATTCTGTTGGAAGGACATCCGTCGGATTTGCGAGTGGGAGGAGTACTGAGGGTGAGGTGTCTGAAAGACGGACGACCGCTTCCGCAGCAAGTAGTGCTGGCCGGATGGGAAGGCGGGCAGCCGCTGAGCGCGCGGACGGATGCCGAGGGGATCGCCCGTTTTGAAATCAAAAAGGCCGGAAAGTGGTACGTCAAATTCATTCACATCGTGCCCATCTCCGAGGCCAATCTCGATTACGAATCCTGGTGGGCGACGTTGACGTTTGAGGTCAGGCCGCGATCGTGA
- a CDS encoding CTP synthase: MAKYIFVTGGVVSSLGKGIAAASIGRLLEARGLRVTLQKFDPYINVDAGTMSPFQHGEVYVTDDGAETDLDLGHYERFTSARMTQANNWTTGRIYLSVIEKERRGDFLGKTVQVIPHITDEIKGAIRQISEGADVVIVEIGGTVGDIESQPFLEAIRQLGNEVGRSNAIFVHLTLVPYIRTAGELKTKPTQHSVKELRAIGIQPDILLCRTSRPLPPDVKSKIALFCNVSEEAVIAALDVESIYEVPLEFAKQGLDDLILRMLKLPAGESDLREWVKLVEAIKHPADSVTIGIVGKYVQLEDSYKSLREALVHGGVANNLRVNIRWIEAEHLVADEQWEDRLRDVDGILVPGGFGKRGIAGMLKAITYARRTKTPFFGICLGMQCACIEFARNVCGLEDADSTEFNPETPHRIFYKLRDLLGVEQMGGTMRLGAYPCRLRPGTLAARIYGQEEISERHRHRYEFNPEYEDLFAAHGMVFSGKSPDGRFVEIIELPDHPWFLGCQFHPEYKSKPLQPHPLFVSFVRTAYQHRLRSEVTEPEAESVRAEADLMDARPPHPRM; the protein is encoded by the coding sequence ATGGCGAAATACATCTTCGTCACGGGCGGGGTCGTTTCGAGCTTGGGGAAAGGGATCGCGGCCGCTTCGATCGGGCGCTTGCTGGAGGCACGGGGATTGCGCGTGACGCTGCAAAAGTTCGACCCCTATATCAATGTGGATGCCGGCACCATGTCGCCCTTTCAGCATGGCGAAGTCTACGTCACCGATGACGGGGCAGAAACCGATCTCGACCTCGGCCACTACGAACGATTCACCAGCGCTCGCATGACGCAGGCGAACAACTGGACGACCGGGCGCATCTACCTGTCGGTCATCGAGAAGGAGCGACGCGGCGACTTCCTCGGCAAGACCGTGCAGGTCATCCCCCATATCACCGACGAGATCAAAGGGGCGATCCGACAGATCTCCGAAGGCGCAGACGTCGTCATCGTCGAGATCGGTGGCACAGTGGGCGACATCGAATCGCAACCTTTCTTAGAAGCGATCCGCCAATTGGGCAACGAGGTCGGACGCTCGAATGCCATCTTCGTGCACTTGACGCTCGTCCCGTATATTCGCACGGCTGGAGAACTGAAGACCAAGCCCACGCAGCATTCGGTCAAGGAGCTGCGCGCCATCGGTATTCAGCCCGATATCCTCCTCTGCCGCACGAGTCGTCCGCTGCCCCCCGACGTGAAGTCGAAGATCGCCCTCTTCTGCAACGTCTCAGAAGAAGCGGTGATCGCGGCGCTCGACGTAGAATCCATCTACGAAGTTCCTCTGGAATTCGCTAAGCAAGGCCTGGACGATCTGATCCTCCGCATGCTGAAGCTGCCGGCCGGCGAGAGCGATCTGCGCGAGTGGGTGAAACTGGTCGAGGCGATCAAGCATCCGGCCGACAGCGTGACCATCGGCATCGTGGGCAAATACGTACAATTGGAAGATTCCTACAAGAGCTTACGCGAGGCGCTCGTACACGGAGGCGTGGCCAATAACCTGCGCGTGAACATCCGCTGGATCGAAGCGGAACATCTCGTCGCCGATGAGCAGTGGGAAGATCGGTTGCGCGATGTGGATGGGATCCTCGTCCCCGGGGGCTTCGGTAAGCGGGGCATCGCTGGGATGCTCAAAGCCATCACCTACGCGCGGCGGACGAAGACGCCCTTTTTTGGCATCTGCCTGGGCATGCAGTGCGCCTGCATCGAATTCGCGCGGAACGTTTGCGGCTTGGAGGATGCCGATAGCACGGAGTTCAATCCCGAGACCCCGCATCGCATCTTCTATAAGCTGCGCGATCTGCTCGGCGTAGAGCAGATGGGGGGCACAATGCGCTTGGGCGCCTACCCGTGCCGCTTGCGCCCTGGTACGCTGGCCGCCCGCATCTACGGACAGGAGGAGATCAGCGAGCGCCATCGCCATCGCTATGAGTTCAATCCCGAATACGAGGACCTCTTCGCCGCCCACGGGATGGTCTTCTCCGGCAAATCCCCCGATGGACGCTTTGTGGAGATCATCGAGCTGCCGGATCATCCGTGGTTCCTCGGTTGCCAATTCCATCCGGAATACAAGTCGAAGCCTTTGCAGCCGCATCCGCTGTTTGTGAGCTTCGTGCGGACGGCTTATCAACATCGGCTCCGTTCGGAGGTGACAGAACCGGAGGCAGAGTCTGTCCGCGCGGAGGCCGACCTCATGGACGCGCGTCCCCCCCATCCCCGGATGTGA
- a CDS encoding class A beta-lactamase-related serine hydrolase, with amino-acid sequence MMRQRMIRLWTSVRHGTFAITLVLIGFPIQHENVKIVREKTEARLREIVASARGAMGLVAVDLMSGERLAINENLAFPQGSAIKIPILMEVYKQAHEGRFRLADRRRIEKAQMVGGSGILKEFGDGMSELSIYDLCVLMIVLSDNTATNMLIDLVGMENVNRTMASLGLVRTRLQRKMIDPAASARGEENLSTPAEAARLMEILYRGEFVSREVCEQILAILKKPKRTAVSSGLPSEVPVASKPGGIPGVSTEWAIVYLKERPYVLVIMENYGMGDEASTAFRDISRTVYEYFWRLGRATRYGTYVDPALLKREGQKD; translated from the coding sequence ATGATGCGCCAACGGATGATTCGACTTTGGACTTCGGTCCGGCACGGGACCTTCGCCATTACGCTGGTCCTCATCGGATTTCCGATTCAGCACGAGAATGTGAAGATCGTTCGCGAAAAGACCGAGGCGCGGCTTCGGGAGATCGTTGCCAGTGCACGCGGGGCAATGGGGCTTGTCGCGGTGGACCTGATGAGCGGAGAGCGGCTGGCCATCAACGAGAACCTCGCGTTTCCGCAGGGGAGTGCGATCAAGATCCCCATTCTCATGGAGGTCTACAAACAGGCGCACGAAGGGCGCTTCCGATTGGCGGATCGACGGCGTATCGAGAAAGCACAGATGGTCGGTGGAAGCGGAATCCTGAAGGAATTCGGCGATGGGATGTCGGAGTTGAGCATCTACGACCTGTGCGTGCTCATGATCGTATTGAGCGACAATACGGCGACCAATATGCTCATTGACCTCGTCGGGATGGAGAACGTCAATCGGACCATGGCCTCCTTGGGACTCGTACGAACGCGTCTGCAGCGGAAGATGATCGACCCGGCGGCGTCGGCGCGCGGTGAGGAGAATCTCTCGACGCCGGCCGAAGCAGCGCGCTTGATGGAGATCCTCTATCGCGGCGAGTTCGTCAGTCGCGAGGTTTGCGAGCAGATTCTCGCCATCTTGAAGAAACCGAAGCGAACGGCCGTGAGTTCGGGATTGCCCTCCGAAGTACCCGTGGCCTCGAAGCCAGGGGGCATCCCCGGTGTCTCGACCGAATGGGCGATCGTCTATCTCAAAGAACGCCCCTACGTGCTCGTCATCATGGAGAATTATGGGATGGGCGACGAGGCCTCTACGGCCTTCCGAGACATCTCGCGAACCGTGTACGAGTATTTCTGGCGATTGGGAAGAGCGACGCGCTACGGGACGTATGTGGATCCGGCGCTCTTGAAACGAGAAGGTCAGAAGGATTGA